A stretch of Fusarium poae strain DAOMC 252244 chromosome 2, whole genome shotgun sequence DNA encodes these proteins:
- the TRI13 gene encoding cytochrome P450 monooxygenase (SECRETED:SignalP(1-21)), with product MFLSLCLVVLALYLLYKWALPKPISDIPYNPLALQSLFGDIPAMIQGTKANNQTHMDWIIQQMKNLESPIIQLFLSPLHRPTVILADFRETQDIMLRRKDFDRSTNIRGLLEDVIPDHHIYEQTNAVFRTHRKLVQDVMLPSFIQKVAGPAFHANIMRLVRVWELKAKIADGSPFLATQDIQGAVLDAVYSFAFGEYYKSSTTLPKIEMLEKWNTEHTSRNTDKSVQPFDFPGVAFDDLINATIDLAKAPQGLQGSPIAKIQAKVTMNMPYFRRVRKIRDDFLRGSLRSAVSRLPKEGSKSGGPSVTSAVDQMVLRETALAQAENRSPNYFSTMMQGELFGLILGGFDTTSTTTLWGLKFLTDNVGVQKRLRRVLQSSFAKAKAGKRSPTFQELAVARIPYLEAVIEEILRCAGATPALQRLSKVDTQILGYHIPKGTDVLFLTHGPSVWTPGFEIDESKRSQSCQAAGEKKDQTWDNHDISEFRPERWLGQKVAPINVPNETGATETVEFDGLAGPTLAFGLGTRGCFGRRLGYQQLKTSIAILMWNFELLPCPRELSSYRTIEGLTSMPEHSYIRLAEVDLATPE from the exons ATGTTTCTATCCCTCTGCCTAGTAGTGCTTGCTTTGTACTTGCTGTACAAGTGGGCACTACCAAAGCCAATATCGGATATTCCTTACAACCCACTTGCTTTGCAGAGTCTTTTCGGCGACATTCCAGCTATGATTCAGGGGACAAAGGCCAACAATCAAACGCATATGGACTGGATAATCCAACAAATGAAGAATCTTGAATCACCAATCATCCAATTGTTTCTCAGCCCGTTACACCGTCCCACCGTTATCCTTGCCGACTTTCGTGAGACGCAAGATATTATGCTGCGACGTAAAGATTTTGATCGATCCACCAACATTCGAGGTCTTTTGGAAGACGTGATACCCGATCATCACATATACGAGCAAACGAATGCGGTCTTTCGAACGCACCGAAAACTCGTTCAAGATGTCATGTTACCTTCCTTTATCCAAAAGGTTGCAGGACCTGCATTCCACGCTAACATCATGAGACTTGTGCGAGTCTGGGAACTGAAAGCTAAAATTGCCGACGGATCTCCATTTCTTGCAACCCAGGATATTCAGGGAGCCGTATTGGATGCTGTGTATAGCTTCGCATTTGGAGAATATTACAAGTCCAGCACCACTCTTCCCAAAATCGAGATGTTGGAAAAGTGGAATACCGAGCATACGAGCCGAAATACCGACAAAAGTGTTCAACCCTTTGACTTTCCTGGCGTTGCCTTTGATGATCTTATCAATGCAACAATTGATCTAGCCAAAGCCCCGCAAGGTCTACAAGGCTCACCGATAGCGAAGATTCAGGCAAAGGTGACAATGAACATGCCATACTTCAGGAGGGTCCGAAAGATCAGAGACGATTTTCTGCGTGGTAGTCTTCGATCTGCAGTTTCTAGACTTCCAAAAGAAGGTAGCAAGTCCGGTGGTCCGTCTGTTACTTCGGCGGTGGACCAGATGGTACTACGTGAAACAGCGTTGGCTCAAGCGGAAAATCGGAGTCCCAACTATTTCTCAACCATGATGCAAGGCGAG CTGTTCGGACTGATCCTAGGCGGTTTTGACACGACAAGTACTACCACTCTTTGGGGCTTGAAGTTCCTCACGGACAACGTCGGTGTCCAGAAGCGTCTTCGACGGGTTTTACAGTCATCCTTCGCCAAGGCGAAAGCTGGGAAGCGCAGCCCAACTTTCCAAGAGCTTGCTGTGGCGCGTATTCCCTACCTTGAAGCTGTTATTGAAGAGATTCTACGATGCGCTGGAGCAACACCTGCACTTCAACGTTTGTCCAAGGTCGACACACAGATCCTGGGATACCACATTCCAAAGGGAACTGACGTTCTTTTTCTCACTCATGGGCCTAGCGTATGGACTCCTGGCTTTGAGATTGATGAGAGTAAAAGAAGCCAGAGTTGCCAGGCTGCtggtgagaagaaggaccagACTTGGGATAATCATGACATCTCAGAATTCAGACCCGAAAGGTGGCTTGGACAGAAGGTGGCGCCAATTAACGTTCCCAATGAGACTGGTGCGACCGAGACCGTGGAATTTGATGGGTTGGCTGGTCCAACATTGGCCTTTGGTTTGGGGACGCGTGGTTGTTTTGGCAGAAGACTAGGCTATCAACAGCTGAAGACGTCCATCGCTATCTTGATGTGGAACTTTGAGCTATTGCCTTGTCCTAGGGAGCTCTCTAGCTATCGTACTATCGAAGGTCTGACTAGCATGCCAGAACATTCTTACATCAGACTTGCAGAGGTCGATTTAGCAACACCAGAGTAG
- the TRI14 gene encoding Core trichothecene cluster (CTC) protein 14 encodes MLPQVILNHLGSIGEAASTWFAENGYLSSTTQCPPLPKGDLNYDIYMGYPEMFAWDKKRCVAYVSNLYNATVSTWDPYKSVVLDTIHFPGLSHPGNSASPNPLHASGIILRPDAYHAETLEVVIDNGDAFYSDGFNVSGPDHLMSIDLKTKEVTSQLRLNNGLYAGYADASLGPDGNTYVLGTYSSNILRVTPDKEISTFYVAEPLGPPRLYGFTGIAHVGDAMIVPDNIIGQLIRFDVRDKVGTPIVIKQTPYHEFKTANVLHFPERYNDTVLLVAENKTPDHPFGGVSVYQDKTQQFNEVEFLGFLPSRLENALTTSARQMTDRIYVVALPIDGANITVAGESSRFVFQDITEELDLMISPESKDEARQEI; translated from the exons ATGTTGCCACAAGTTATTCTGAACCACCTGGGCTCTATTGGCGAAGCTGCCTCAACATGGTTCGCAGAAAACGGATATCTCAGCTCTACCACACAATGCCCGCCCTTGCCTAAGGGAGATCTCAACTATGACATATATATGGGCTATCCCGAGATGTTCGCATGGGACAAAAAGCGTTGCGTTGCTTACGTTAG TAACCTGTACAACGCCACTGTCAGTACTTGGGATCCTTACAAGTCTGTTGTTCTTGACACCATCCATTTTCCAGGTCTCAGTCACCCTGGCAATTCAGCCAGCCCGAACCCCCTACACGCTAGCGGGATCATCCTGAGACCTGACGCATATCATGCTGAGACTCTTGAAGTCGTGATTGATAACGGAGACGCCTTTTACAGTGATGGCTTCAACGTGTCGGGACCCGACCACTTGATGAGCATTGACTTGAAGACGAAAGAGGTTACCAGCCAGTTGCGTCTCAACAACGGCCTTTATGCCGGCTATGCGGATGCCAGTCTTGGACCTGATGGTAACACATACGTCCTTGGAACCTACTCATCCAACATTCTGCGGGTGACTCCAGACAAGGAAATCTCGACTTTCTATGTTGCTGAGCCCCTTGGCCCACCCCGGTTGTACGGCTTCACCGGCATTGCTCATGTAGGAGATGCTATGATTGTTCCCGACAACATTATTGGGCAGCTCATTCGCTTCGACGTCCGTGACAAGGTCGGCACTCCCATTGTTATCAAGCAGACTCCTTACCACGAGTTCAAGACTGCAAACGTTCTGCATTTCCCCGAAAGATACAACGATACAGTCCTACTGGTTGCTGAGAACAAGACACCGGATCATCCCTTTGGTGGCGTGTCAGTTTATCAGGACAAGACTCAGCAGTTCAATGAGGTTGAATTTTTGGGATTCCTACCCAGCCGTCTCGAGAATGCCTTGACGACATCTGCCCGGCAGATGACCGATCGTATTTACGTGGTTGCTCTACCAATCGACGGTGCCAACATTACCGTTGCTGGTGAGAGTAGCAGGTTCGTTTTTCAGGACATCACCGAGGAGTTGGATTTGATGATCTCTCCCGAGAGTAAGGACGAAGCCCGCCAGGAAATCTAA